TCCTCTTCTGCACGATCTGGTTCGCTTGGCAGAAAAAGCAGTAATTGAATTGTCCGATAAAAAAAAGAATGAACTTGCGGAGATCAGTATTTTTAATATCGAAGCAAGATATGATGATTATAAATTCAGTTTCTATAAAAAGGCTAATAAAAGATTTACTGCAAAATATGTTAATAAAACGAGAAAGATTTTAATATGGTTAAACAAAAACCTTTAGGCAAAAAAGAGATTGATTCAATCAATAAATATAAAAAGCTCCTTAAGCAAAAAGGGATTAAAGTGTCAAAAGTAATCCTTTTTGGATCTCATGCAAAAGGAACGGCTAACCTGGAAAGCGATCTTGATTTAGCAGTAATTTCTTCACAGTTCGGACAAGACAATTTAAAAGAAATGATGCTTCTGCGTAAACTGGCTCTTGAGATAGATTCGCACATCGAGCCTTTACCTTTTTCTCCTCAAGATCTTGATGACCGATACAGCACACTTGTACAGGAAATTAAAAAATACGGAGTGACTATTTAGCTCATAATAAAAATTATGCATTTTAAAACCGTTTTGGCCGGATTCGAACTTAAGGGTAATCAGAATTATTAGAACGGGAGAAGTTTCTCGGATGATGAGGTTCATA
The genomic region above belongs to Pseudomonadota bacterium and contains:
- a CDS encoding HEPN domain-containing protein — encoded protein: MNKEQKIIKYWSAASKQDFETAEILFENMRYHHALFFCHLSIEKILKAIIVKKTQEAPPLLHDLVRLAEKAVIELSDKKKNELAEISIFNIEARYDDYKFSFYKKANKRFTAKYVNKTRKILIWLNKNL
- a CDS encoding nucleotidyltransferase domain-containing protein, whose translation is MVKQKPLGKKEIDSINKYKKLLKQKGIKVSKVILFGSHAKGTANLESDLDLAVISSQFGQDNLKEMMLLRKLALEIDSHIEPLPFSPQDLDDRYSTLVQEIKKYGVTI